AGCGGGCCTGCCACTTCGTCAGGTGTGGACGCAAGCCACGGTTCAGGGTCTCCATCATCAGGCGCACCAGCTTGCGCATCTCGGAATCAGTGCGGATTTTCTCGGCGGGAATTTCTTTCACCAGCAGCCGCACTTCCGTGAACAGCGCGTACCATGAGTCGTACACCTCGATGATGACGTCATTATCCTCTTCGAACTGGATGGCCGCCTTGCGGGAGGCCAGTTCAGTCCAGGTCTTGTGTGCGATGCGAGCGACGTCGACATTCGGCTTGATCGTGACGGTCTGCCCGAAGGCGCTGATGGTCTGCTGGGTGATATCCCACCGTGCCCGTCGGGCCCACATGAGGTAGCCCAGAATAACCACTAGGACCACCAGCGCTGGGATCCAACCGATGGAAAAACCAAGGCCAAAGCCTTTGCTATCGAGGACGAAACCGTTCACCAGCCCCGCCGCGAGCTGTTTCGCTGCATGTGAGGGCGAGTATTCCGCTTTGCGGCAAAACTCTTCCGGTTAATTGCCTGTTCGACTGCAGCGCGCATGAAGACGTGATCAGGCGTCCACAGGACGGTGTGGGCATATCCCGAGTCGACATTATCTTGTAGGCGTTGAGGCAAGCGGTAGCCCGACTGGTTAGTGGCGAAGTTGTAGGTCGATTCGCACGTTGGAAGTATGAGAGCTAACAGGGCGTGATTATAAAGCAAAGTGTCGCTGATCTCCCAGTCGATATATTTGCGGAAAGGTGTTTCATAACCGCACAACACTATTGTAACCGAGGAGCCGTGAATGTA
This window of the Deinococcus humi genome carries:
- a CDS encoding TIR domain-containing protein, with the protein product MPRSVFISYHHGNDQGYCDSFRNIFCNDFTQIFTDRSLQNSLDSEDPTYIDRTVRERYIHGSSVTIVLCGYETPFRKYIDWEISDTLLYNHALLALILPTCESTYNFATNQSGYRLPQRLQDNVDSGYAHTVLWTPDHVFMRAAVEQAINRKSFAAKRNTRPHMQRNSSRRGW